The sequence TGATGACATCACGCATCAAGAAATAATGAAATGTGATATGTGTACACATCGTGTAAATGGACCAATGTGTGTAGAAAAGTGTCCTATGCAAGCAATTACGCTACAGGAGGTGTTTGGATGAGATATGTAGTTATTGGCGCGTCGGCAGCAGGAATTAATGGTGCAAAACGCTTGAGGGAATTAGATCCAAAGGCAGAGATTGTTCTTATATCCAAAGATGACGCTATTTATTCACGATGTATTTTGCACCATTATATTGCAAAACACAGAAGTCTGGAACAACTAAGATTTGTGGCACCTCGATTTATAGAAGAGCATCAAATTACATGGCTTAAGGGAGAAGAAGTGATAAAGCTAGATGCTCAAGCTAAGGTGATCGCAACAAAATCTAATAAGACCCTTTCGTTTGACAAGCTACTCATTGCAGCTGGAGGGCATGTACGATTTCCCGATATTCCTCATTTAAAAGAGGCAACCAATGCGATAGGGCTTCATAGTTTATCAGATTGCGCCGCAATTATAGATGCAGCAAAGCGCGCAAAAAGTATCGTCATAATGGGTGCCGGGCTTGTGGGAATAGATGCAGTAACCGCATTTTTGCCGCAAATCAATAAGAAGAATATTACGTTGGTGGAATTAAAACCTCACTTGCTTGCCATGCAACTAGATGCCAGAGCAGCTTCAGTATATGAGAAGGCATTTGCAGATGCGGGTGTTAAGCAAATTTATGATGTAAAAATAGACAGTCTAACGGTAAATGCTAGAAATAAGATCAAAAAAATTCAGCTGAGCAACGGCGAGATTTTGCTATGCGATTTATTGGTGGTTGCATCTGGCACTGCGGCAAACGTTGACTTCTTAACTGGGAGCGGCTTAAAAGTAGATAAATTTGGATTGGTCATTGATAAATATGGACAAACTTCGCATCCAGACATATTTGGGGCAGGAGATATAACAGGGCTCCACCCCATCTGGCCAGTTGCAGTTAAGGAAGGGATCATTGCAGCGAGTAATATGTTTGGCGTGTGCAAAGAGTTAGACCACTTCTTCATCAGCAAATCAACGATGAATTTTATGGATATTCCAACGATGTCACTGGGTACTCCAAATATAGAAAATTGTGAAGTATTGATCGATGAAGATGGCAAGGGAAATTACAAAAAGATTGTACACAAAGATGGCAAAATTGTAGGTGCAATTCTCCAAGGCAATTTAGATTATTCAGGAGTGTTGACCCAGCTGATTGCAAATAAAATCGATGTAAGTAAAGTAAAGAAGCCAATTTTTAAAATCAATTATGCCGACTTTTTTAAGCAAACTAAAGATCTCGAATTTATATATAAGCTAGATTAAAACGCAGTATTCAAATGACTTGCTACAGCGGAGGGTGCTGTAGCAAAAACAGGATAATAGGAGAATTTTATGAAACAATTAAAAAACATTGCAGTACCATTGCTACCTACTATGGTTGGTGTTGCAACTCTGTCAAACGTATGGAATATTATGGGATATACTTGGATTAGACACATCTGCATGGTTGCAGGAATATTTGTAATAGTTGGGTATGTAGGCAAAATTATCTTTCATTTTTCGACCGTCAAAAATGAGTATAATCAAGTGGTGCCGTCCAGTCTATATGCAGGCTTCACGATGCTTATGATGATCATTGGTAGCTATCTGTTTCCGTATTCAAACATTCTCGGCAAAAGTTTATGGGCAATTGGGCTAGGATTACATACAGTCCACCTAGTATTATTTGTTTACAAAAATGTTATCAAAAAGTTCGATATAAATACTTTTGTACCTAGTTGGTTTGTAACCCTTGCTGGAATCATGGTATCAACAGTTATTGGAGGGCCGATGAACGAGCCACTTGTAGGCAAAATCGTGGTATGCTATGGATTTATCCCAGCATTTATAATTTTGCCAATAATGATAGTGCGTCTTATAAAGTATCCAATAACCGATGGCCCGTTGTTTATGACAAAAGCAATACTAGCAGCACCATCAAGCCTATTTATTGTCAGTGCAATTAACGTCTTTGCCAATCCATGGCCAATATTAATATACACTATGTACATTGTGCTACTGGGAACTTTAGTATATATTTTGATCAATATTCCAAAATTTTTC is a genomic window of Candidatus Epulonipiscium viviparus containing:
- a CDS encoding TDT family transporter encodes the protein MKQLKNIAVPLLPTMVGVATLSNVWNIMGYTWIRHICMVAGIFVIVGYVGKIIFHFSTVKNEYNQVVPSSLYAGFTMLMMIIGSYLFPYSNILGKSLWAIGLGLHTVHLVLFVYKNVIKKFDINTFVPSWFVTLAGIMVSTVIGGPMNEPLVGKIVVCYGFIPAFIILPIMIVRLIKYPITDGPLFMTKAILAAPSSLFIVSAINVFANPWPILIYTMYIVLLGTLVYILINIPKFFSFEFHPGFAGVTFPLAIACVASNKMIGFLAGQGFGDLSAVVNEIFGIQVYITTAIVAFVLFKFTMMIPIPHFRRLHGK
- a CDS encoding NAD(P)/FAD-dependent oxidoreductase, with the protein product MRYVVIGASAAGINGAKRLRELDPKAEIVLISKDDAIYSRCILHHYIAKHRSLEQLRFVAPRFIEEHQITWLKGEEVIKLDAQAKVIATKSNKTLSFDKLLIAAGGHVRFPDIPHLKEATNAIGLHSLSDCAAIIDAAKRAKSIVIMGAGLVGIDAVTAFLPQINKKNITLVELKPHLLAMQLDARAASVYEKAFADAGVKQIYDVKIDSLTVNARNKIKKIQLSNGEILLCDLLVVASGTAANVDFLTGSGLKVDKFGLVIDKYGQTSHPDIFGAGDITGLHPIWPVAVKEGIIAASNMFGVCKELDHFFISKSTMNFMDIPTMSLGTPNIENCEVLIDEDGKGNYKKIVHKDGKIVGAILQGNLDYSGVLTQLIANKIDVSKVKKPIFKINYADFFKQTKDLEFIYKLD